In the genome of Candidatus Dojkabacteria bacterium, one region contains:
- a CDS encoding type Z 30S ribosomal protein S14 encodes MATTAGWVQYKRLKKKSKFKTRVYERCRKCGRSRGVFKEFGLCRICFRELAHKGEIPGVKKSSW; translated from the coding sequence ATGGCTACCACAGCAGGTTGGGTTCAATACAAAAGGCTCAAGAAAAAATCAAAATTTAAGACAAGAGTTTACGAGCGTTGTCGCAAATGCGGAAGATCGAGAGGTGTTTTCAAAGAATTCGGGCTTTGCAGAATTTGCTTTAGAGAGCTTGCACACAAGGGAGAAATTCCGGGTGTAAAAAAGTCAAGCTGGTAA
- the rplR gene encoding 50S ribosomal protein L18, which translates to MSSVAESRQRRKLRVRKKIHGTSLRPRISVFRSAKHCYVQAIDDDKGKTLVGVRDTDQKADSKNSKWFALGAVMGEALVKKRLKSAIFDRGAYKYGGRLKDIADGIRSKKINF; encoded by the coding sequence ATGAGCAGTGTAGCGGAATCAAGACAAAGAAGAAAACTAAGGGTAAGGAAGAAAATTCATGGTACGTCTTTAAGACCCAGGATTTCCGTATTTAGGTCAGCAAAGCACTGTTATGTTCAGGCAATAGATGATGACAAAGGAAAAACTTTAGTTGGGGTTCGTGATACTGATCAAAAGGCTGATTCAAAAAACAGTAAGTGGTTTGCATTGGGAGCAGTAATGGGTGAAGCCTTAGTAAAAAAGAGGCTGAAATCAGCCATCTTCGACAGAGGGGCATACAAATACGGCGGTAGGTTAAAAGATATTGCTGACGGTATACGATCTAAAAAAATAAATTTTTAA
- the rplO gene encoding 50S ribosomal protein L15, with amino-acid sequence MSILAEVSFKGNPLQKKKRLGRGYGSGKGGHTVGRGQKGQKSRGKRKVRLGFTGGQVSLHERLPHYRGITRRNIGVRRSTKTVNVSQIETHFKTGDIVNKAALINKRLVRKTELVKILGNGDLKKKVKVINLNVSLSAKEKIEKAGGEVINEG; translated from the coding sequence ATGAGTATACTTGCCGAAGTTTCATTTAAAGGAAATCCCCTTCAGAAAAAAAAGCGACTTGGTAGAGGTTATGGATCAGGAAAAGGTGGACATACGGTAGGACGTGGTCAAAAGGGACAAAAATCAAGAGGGAAGAGAAAAGTAAGACTTGGGTTTACCGGAGGACAGGTATCATTACATGAACGACTTCCTCATTACAGAGGAATTACCAGGAGAAATATCGGCGTAAGAAGATCCACAAAAACTGTTAACGTATCACAGATTGAAACGCATTTTAAGACCGGTGACATTGTTAACAAGGCTGCGCTTATTAATAAGAGGCTTGTCAGGAAAACAGAGCTTGTAAAAATTCTGGGAAACGGTGATCTTAAGAAAAAGGTAAAAGTTATTAATCTTAACGTCTCGCTTTCCGCAAAGGAGAAAATAGAAAAGGCGGGTGGAGAAGTTATCAATGAAGGCTAA
- the rplF gene encoding 50S ribosomal protein L6 translates to MSRIGIKPITIPEGVNVSVDNNILTVKGPKGELTFPVHDMITVSVNDKSIEVARKNDQELSKAMHGTTRSIIKNMVEGVVNGYQKVLLIQGIGYRASLNGKDISLSIGYTHPVEIIAPEGITFSVEDSVKITISGIDKQLVGETAAKIRAVRKPEPYKGKGIRYENEYVRRKTPRVISSE, encoded by the coding sequence ATGTCAAGAATAGGTATAAAACCGATTACAATACCGGAGGGCGTTAATGTGTCGGTGGACAATAATATACTTACGGTTAAAGGACCTAAAGGCGAACTTACTTTCCCTGTTCATGACATGATAACGGTTTCTGTAAATGACAAAAGTATTGAGGTAGCCAGAAAAAATGATCAGGAATTAAGCAAAGCAATGCATGGCACAACCAGAAGCATAATTAAAAACATGGTAGAAGGTGTTGTTAACGGTTACCAGAAAGTTCTTTTAATCCAGGGTATTGGGTATAGGGCAAGTTTAAACGGCAAAGATATATCGTTAAGTATTGGATATACTCATCCAGTTGAAATAATCGCTCCGGAAGGCATTACCTTTTCTGTAGAAGACTCGGTAAAAATAACCATATCAGGAATAGATAAGCAACTTGTGGGTGAGACTGCAGCAAAAATAAGGGCAGTCAGGAAGCCTGAACCGTATAAAGGTAAGGGTATTAGGTATGAAAACGAGTACGTAAGGAGAAAGACTCCTCGAGTTATTTCTTCAGAATAA
- the rplE gene encoding 50S ribosomal protein L5 encodes MDSFKQIHDKVRTELAKEGKYANIMVAPRLRKIVVNAGVGNGTKDRAVVEDVVSILTQITGQKPVETKANVAVSNFGIRRGDVVGVKVTLRGERMWSFAEKFLNIVLPRFRDFRGIAKKSIDQSGNLHIGVLDHMVFIEIDPNKVQNNRSFQVSLVANASSAEAGLEFFTRLGFPFIE; translated from the coding sequence ATGGATAGCTTTAAGCAGATACACGATAAAGTAAGGACCGAATTGGCAAAGGAAGGTAAATATGCTAATATAATGGTCGCTCCGCGGTTAAGAAAGATTGTTGTTAATGCGGGCGTTGGAAACGGTACTAAGGATAGAGCCGTTGTAGAAGATGTAGTAAGTATACTTACTCAGATTACTGGGCAGAAGCCGGTTGAAACTAAAGCAAACGTTGCCGTATCAAACTTTGGAATAAGAAGGGGTGATGTTGTTGGAGTAAAAGTCACGTTAAGGGGTGAGCGAATGTGGAGTTTTGCGGAAAAGTTCTTAAACATTGTACTTCCCAGATTTAGGGACTTTAGAGGAATTGCTAAGAAATCGATTGATCAATCAGGAAACTTACACATTGGTGTTCTTGATCATATGGTTTTTATAGAAATCGATCCCAATAAGGTTCAAAATAATAGATCTTTCCAGGTGAGTCTTGTTGCAAATGCAAGTTCAGCAGAGGCTGGCTTAGAGTTTTTTACAAGATTAGGGTTTCCTTTTATTGAATAA
- the rpsE gene encoding 30S ribosomal protein S5: MLVKRREQRREKPRFERHIVDTRRVAKVRAGDKLLSFSALVVVGDKKSKVGVGLGKGRDTRAAIMKAVNKGERKMFEVCRIGTTIPHEVLHKFGAAKILLKPAPPGTGVIAGSSIRPVLELAGIADIVTKQVGRGNAINNVYCVVEALKKLKKERVLSKRSKAPKVEETSVDTVEENKKIDLPKSKQVKTKSVEKVVSPVKTDVKPSRTVKSEKNTKLKKS; encoded by the coding sequence TTGCTTGTGAAAAGAAGGGAACAACGAAGAGAAAAGCCAAGGTTTGAGAGACATATTGTTGACACAAGGCGTGTCGCAAAGGTTCGTGCAGGTGATAAGCTATTAAGTTTTAGTGCTTTGGTTGTTGTCGGTGACAAGAAGAGTAAAGTTGGTGTTGGACTTGGTAAAGGTCGTGATACAAGGGCCGCAATAATGAAAGCAGTAAATAAAGGTGAACGAAAAATGTTTGAAGTATGTAGGATCGGAACAACAATTCCGCACGAAGTCCTTCATAAGTTTGGGGCTGCAAAGATACTTCTAAAACCCGCTCCCCCCGGTACTGGTGTAATTGCAGGAAGTTCGATTAGACCTGTATTAGAACTTGCCGGAATTGCCGATATTGTCACAAAGCAGGTGGGTAGAGGAAACGCAATTAATAATGTTTATTGCGTAGTTGAAGCATTAAAAAAACTAAAAAAAGAGAGAGTATTATCGAAGCGCTCCAAGGCACCTAAAGTTGAAGAAACAAGTGTTGACACAGTTGAGGAAAATAAAAAGATAGATTTACCCAAAAGCAAACAGGTCAAAACTAAGTCAGTAGAGAAGGTCGTGAGTCCCGTAAAAACAGACGTAAAACCTTCTAGAACAGTAAAGTCAGAAAAAAATACTAAACTTAAAAAATCATAG
- the map gene encoding type I methionyl aminopeptidase codes for MKKPEAMRKGGKIIAEIHEILMGMISKGVSELEIENKAKSLCKKYNVIPGFLGYEGYPAATCICVNDEVVHAIPSNYRFKTGDVVTIDFGIVFNGYNLDMARTVVVGKTQTNDIIEVSKTALKLATAICKNGVRVGDIGEVIQDYVESHGYAIIRELVGHSIGRHLHEAPYIPNFGNKGTGAVLKKGDTIAIEVIISEGSGEIVIAEDDWTVLTDDGSIGVATENTIMVGSSAPEVLTIR; via the coding sequence ATGAAAAAGCCTGAAGCAATGAGAAAAGGCGGCAAAATAATTGCCGAAATTCACGAAATTCTAATGGGGATGATATCTAAAGGAGTTAGTGAACTTGAAATAGAGAATAAAGCCAAGTCGTTATGTAAAAAATATAACGTTATTCCGGGATTTCTGGGTTATGAGGGATATCCTGCCGCTACTTGTATTTGCGTAAATGACGAGGTTGTACATGCAATTCCGTCAAATTACAGGTTTAAGACGGGTGATGTGGTAACTATTGATTTTGGAATTGTCTTTAATGGTTATAATCTTGACATGGCAAGAACCGTAGTTGTTGGTAAGACCCAAACCAATGATATAATCGAGGTTAGTAAGACAGCACTAAAACTTGCAACGGCGATATGTAAAAACGGTGTAAGGGTCGGAGATATTGGGGAAGTAATTCAGGACTATGTTGAATCTCATGGATATGCTATAATCCGGGAACTTGTTGGTCATTCAATAGGTAGGCATTTGCACGAAGCTCCGTACATTCCCAATTTTGGGAATAAAGGAACCGGTGCAGTATTAAAAAAGGGTGATACAATTGCAATAGAGGTTATAATTTCCGAAGGTTCAGGTGAAATTGTAATTGCAGAAGACGATTGGACAGTACTTACGGATGATGGCTCTATTGGTGTAGCCACCGAAAATACTATCATGGTCGGGTCAAGTGCCCCCGAAGTGTTGACTATTCGCTAG
- the rpsH gene encoding 30S ribosomal protein S8 translates to MVTDIVADTITRIYNGSLSKLDVIEVVYGKLVVGVLQILKDQGFITDFEEIDNSGKKSINVVLKYEDKDPIITGVKRVSSPGRRIYRSANQVRKVKQGLGVGIYSTSIGLMSDKDAYIKKVGGEYLCEVW, encoded by the coding sequence ATGGTTACAGACATTGTTGCAGATACAATAACAAGAATATATAACGGATCACTTAGTAAACTCGACGTTATTGAAGTCGTTTACGGAAAACTTGTTGTGGGTGTCTTGCAAATCCTTAAGGATCAGGGTTTTATAACTGATTTCGAGGAGATTGATAATAGTGGAAAGAAGTCTATCAATGTTGTCTTGAAATACGAGGACAAAGATCCTATAATCACCGGAGTAAAGAGAGTTTCCAGTCCCGGAAGAAGAATATACAGATCGGCTAATCAGGTAAGAAAAGTAAAGCAAGGACTTGGAGTAGGAATCTACTCTACGTCAATAGGATTAATGTCCGATAAAGATGCTTACATTAAAAAAGTAGGCGGCGAATATTTATGTGAAGTTTGGTAA
- the rplM gene encoding 50S ribosomal protein L13, giving the protein MRRIRQDTTWVKGKDTHKRNWYLADAKGQTLGRLATKIATILTGKHKPDMVPNLDQGDGVVVINAKYVRLSSEGKLENKIYRSHTRYPTGLKEISLGAMLRKSPEEVIKRAVKGMLPVNKLRDRYMTRLSIFAEAEHDKQAQKPEPIDNLFK; this is encoded by the coding sequence ATGAGAAGAATCAGACAAGACACAACCTGGGTAAAAGGAAAAGATACTCATAAGCGAAATTGGTATCTTGCCGATGCCAAAGGTCAAACCCTGGGTAGACTTGCCACTAAGATTGCAACTATATTGACAGGAAAGCATAAGCCGGACATGGTTCCAAATCTTGATCAAGGTGATGGCGTTGTAGTTATAAATGCAAAGTATGTTAGACTTTCAAGTGAAGGAAAGCTCGAAAACAAAATCTATCGAAGTCATACCCGTTATCCGACCGGACTTAAAGAAATTAGTCTTGGGGCGATGCTACGAAAAAGTCCCGAAGAGGTAATAAAAAGAGCCGTAAAGGGTATGCTCCCGGTAAACAAGCTGAGAGACAGATATATGACTAGGCTTTCTATTTTTGCAGAGGCAGAGCATGACAAACAGGCTCAAAAACCTGAACCAATAGATAATTTGTTTAAGTAG
- the rpmJ gene encoding 50S ribosomal protein L36: MKVKTSVKKRCIHCYVVRRKGRVYVYCRKSPKHKQRQR, encoded by the coding sequence ATGAAAGTAAAAACATCAGTAAAAAAAAGATGTATACATTGTTATGTGGTTAGAAGAAAAGGTAGAGTGTATGTGTATTGCAGAAAAAGTCCTAAACATAAGCAGAGGCAAAGATAA
- the rpsI gene encoding 30S ribosomal protein S9, whose amino-acid sequence MVDKKLKYIEGIGRRKTSTARARIYDGEDISIVNGKDIKEYFFNQSDLESAIEPLTVTNTQKKFGYSISVNGGGISGQSGAASLALARALVKFDETLKPALKAKGLMTRDPRMVERKKYFLKKARKSPQYSKR is encoded by the coding sequence GTGGTAGACAAAAAGTTAAAATACATCGAAGGTATAGGCAGGAGAAAAACATCAACAGCCAGAGCTAGAATATATGATGGTGAAGATATTTCAATTGTTAATGGTAAGGATATCAAAGAATATTTTTTTAACCAGTCAGATCTTGAATCCGCAATTGAACCGCTTACCGTTACAAATACTCAAAAGAAGTTTGGCTATTCGATTTCGGTTAATGGTGGTGGAATTTCCGGTCAGTCCGGTGCAGCGAGCTTGGCATTGGCAAGGGCCCTTGTCAAATTCGATGAAACGTTAAAGCCGGCACTCAAGGCTAAAGGTCTTATGACTCGAGATCCACGTATGGTTGAGCGTAAGAAATACTTTCTTAAAAAGGCAAGAAAATCTCCGCAATATTCAAAGCGTTAA
- the infA gene encoding translation initiation factor IF-1 — MEPKVFEIDGVVTEALPQIKFIVEIEVSGKKRQLVCHLAGRMKLNYIKIVVGDKVKLEINSYDPTKGRIIYRHP, encoded by the coding sequence ATGGAACCAAAGGTCTTTGAAATAGACGGTGTGGTAACAGAAGCACTTCCACAGATTAAATTTATTGTTGAAATCGAGGTCAGTGGTAAAAAGCGTCAATTAGTTTGTCACCTGGCAGGAAGAATGAAATTAAATTACATAAAAATCGTTGTGGGTGATAAGGTAAAACTCGAGATTAACTCATATGATCCCACAAAGGGAAGAATAATATATAGGCACCCTTAA
- the rpsD gene encoding 30S ribosomal protein S4 — translation MGKYTGPKCRLCRREGVKLFLRGERCLSPKCAFNRRPVAPGMYPNTTGKISDYGVHLREKQKVKRMYGMGEAQFKRFFGMVSKESNRGFAFLQLLERRLDNIVLKSGWAVSISSARQIVSHGNISVNGKKVDIPSYLVKVGDKITIKKLLWEPSGKAPKWLEVSGTECIIKDYPSREMIDSGIKENLIVEFYSR, via the coding sequence ATGGGTAAATATACAGGGCCAAAATGTAGACTTTGCAGACGTGAAGGCGTTAAGCTTTTCTTAAGGGGCGAAAGATGTTTGTCTCCAAAGTGTGCATTTAACAGAAGACCAGTTGCTCCGGGAATGTATCCCAATACTACCGGTAAGATTTCAGACTATGGTGTACATCTTCGTGAAAAGCAAAAGGTAAAGCGGATGTATGGAATGGGTGAGGCACAATTTAAAAGGTTTTTTGGTATGGTTTCAAAGGAATCGAATCGAGGATTTGCCTTTCTTCAGCTTTTGGAAAGAAGACTGGACAATATTGTACTAAAATCAGGTTGGGCTGTTTCAATTTCGTCCGCCAGGCAGATTGTAAGTCACGGTAATATTTCCGTTAATGGTAAAAAGGTCGATATTCCATCATATCTTGTTAAAGTCGGTGATAAAATAACAATAAAGAAACTTTTGTGGGAACCGTCCGGCAAGGCTCCAAAATGGCTTGAAGTTTCTGGAACCGAATGTATTATTAAAGATTATCCGTCAAGAGAAATGATTGACTCCGGAATCAAAGAAAACCTTATTGTAGAGTTTTATTCTAGATAA
- the rpoA gene encoding DNA-directed RNA polymerase subunit alpha: MSLFDDVKVTTKQESAVKAKIEVTNLPSGYGYTLGSAVRRILLSSMEGVAVVGVRITGVTHEFSTIKGVKEGVFEILLNLKRVKFKIDGADEATGVIKFPKSGVVTAKDITVPSNVTIANPDQKIAEISKLSGSVKFDLDIKRGIGYNHVELVDRNEIGYIPLDADFSPIRRVDMDVEKVRFGERTDLDKVSLVVVTDNSVEPLEAVKRSIGILVEALSTFGEILKNEKEDVAEPTEVQEESGWNIENIDIPTKVRNVLIAAGVKTLDQLTKLTVADVMEIQGLGAKAVKEIEKALKKIGLTLAK, from the coding sequence ATGAGTCTTTTTGATGACGTAAAAGTTACAACAAAACAGGAATCGGCAGTAAAAGCTAAAATTGAAGTTACAAATCTTCCGTCCGGATACGGATACACCTTGGGATCTGCAGTTAGGAGAATCCTTCTAAGCAGTATGGAAGGTGTTGCCGTTGTCGGAGTAAGGATTACAGGCGTAACTCACGAATTTTCAACAATAAAGGGTGTAAAAGAAGGTGTGTTCGAGATTCTTTTAAATTTAAAGCGGGTAAAATTTAAGATTGATGGTGCCGACGAGGCTACCGGTGTAATTAAATTTCCCAAGAGTGGCGTTGTAACAGCAAAGGATATAACCGTTCCTTCAAACGTTACAATTGCAAACCCTGATCAAAAGATTGCTGAGATTAGTAAGCTTTCGGGTAGTGTTAAATTTGACTTAGATATAAAACGTGGAATTGGTTACAATCATGTAGAACTTGTTGATCGAAACGAGATCGGATATATTCCACTTGATGCTGACTTTTCTCCAATTAGACGAGTCGATATGGATGTTGAAAAAGTAAGGTTTGGTGAAAGAACCGATCTTGACAAAGTTTCCTTAGTCGTTGTAACGGATAACTCCGTTGAACCACTTGAGGCTGTAAAGCGTTCAATTGGAATCCTAGTTGAAGCCTTAAGCACATTTGGCGAAATATTAAAAAATGAAAAGGAAGACGTTGCCGAACCAACCGAAGTTCAGGAAGAATCAGGTTGGAATATTGAAAATATTGACATTCCGACAAAGGTTAGAAACGTATTGATTGCGGCAGGGGTTAAAACACTAGACCAATTAACAAAGCTTACGGTTGCAGATGTGATGGAGATACAGGGATTGGGAGCAAAGGCTGTAAAGGAAATAGAGAAAGCACTTAAGAAAATAGGATTAACATTAGCAAAATAA
- a CDS encoding nucleoside monophosphate kinase, which translates to MIIIILGPSGSGKDTQADLISRKYGFSVCGTGDLFRHEIEKGTKLGKIAEGYIKKGIWVPIRYWEQVVKNWISRTDLSKNHLLVGFIRIDGQQQILDKLLANAKSRVDLVIHVTLSDQEAIKRLSCRWFCKTCGETYDDVHKPPKVKGICDKDGSKLIKREDDKPQSIRHRMSDYNKNIHPIISYYREHGVLEEVDGAPSIPKVFKAISKILTKNNEKA; encoded by the coding sequence ATGATAATTATTATCCTTGGTCCAAGTGGTTCGGGGAAGGATACTCAGGCAGATCTTATCTCCAGGAAATATGGATTTAGCGTTTGCGGAACAGGAGATCTTTTTAGACATGAAATTGAAAAGGGTACAAAGTTAGGTAAAATCGCTGAAGGGTATATAAAAAAGGGAATCTGGGTCCCAATAAGATATTGGGAACAGGTTGTAAAGAATTGGATCTCCAGAACAGATCTTTCAAAAAATCACCTACTTGTAGGCTTCATAAGAATAGACGGTCAACAGCAAATATTGGACAAGCTTTTGGCCAATGCAAAAAGCAGAGTGGACTTGGTAATTCACGTAACGTTATCTGATCAAGAAGCTATCAAAAGACTGAGTTGTAGATGGTTTTGTAAGACATGTGGCGAAACATATGACGATGTACATAAACCACCCAAGGTTAAAGGCATTTGTGATAAAGACGGAAGCAAACTAATAAAAAGAGAAGATGATAAACCCCAAAGTATAAGACATCGAATGAGTGATTATAATAAAAATATTCACCCAATAATAAGTTACTATCGTGAACATGGGGTTTTAGAGGAAGTGGATGGTGCACCGTCAATACCTAAGGTTTTTAAAGCTATCTCAAAAATTTTAACGAAAAACAATGAAAAAGCCTGA
- the rpsM gene encoding 30S ribosomal protein S13: MARLFGVELNDNKRVAYALTGIVGVGLNQARKIIVAINIDSNLKLKDLTNDELDRVRSYIEENLKVEGELRQEVNQNIKKLKDVRVYRGIRHKLGLPVRGQRTRRNCHTRKGHSMPVGGLKRVLTKT; this comes from the coding sequence ATGGCAAGACTTTTTGGTGTAGAACTAAATGACAACAAGAGAGTAGCATATGCATTGACCGGAATAGTCGGTGTCGGGTTAAATCAGGCAAGAAAGATTATTGTCGCTATAAATATTGACTCTAACCTTAAGCTTAAGGACCTTACAAACGACGAACTTGACAGAGTTCGAAGTTATATCGAAGAAAATCTAAAAGTCGAAGGTGAATTAAGACAAGAAGTTAATCAGAATATTAAAAAGTTAAAAGACGTTCGAGTTTATCGAGGAATAAGGCACAAACTTGGACTTCCAGTGAGAGGTCAGCGAACCCGTAGAAATTGTCACACCCGTAAAGGACATTCAATGCCGGTTGGTGGACTTAAGCGTGTACTTACGAAGACTTAA
- the rpsK gene encoding 30S ribosomal protein S11 has product MADKAVDKKTKVSKVVKKDVKPKKNKVKRKVLRGRAYIKATFNNTMITITDEEGATLAWGSPAILGYSGARKGSSFVATKAAEDVATRVQRFGLVEIDVFVSGPGSGRNAAIKGLASGGLRINTLRDVTPIRHGGCKPRKRPRGS; this is encoded by the coding sequence ATGGCAGATAAAGCTGTAGACAAAAAGACCAAAGTTTCAAAGGTTGTTAAAAAGGATGTAAAACCCAAGAAAAACAAGGTTAAAAGAAAGGTTCTAAGGGGGCGTGCATATATAAAGGCCACTTTTAACAATACAATGATTACCATTACCGATGAAGAAGGTGCAACTTTGGCTTGGGGATCTCCGGCAATATTAGGGTACAGTGGAGCCAGAAAAGGTAGTTCTTTTGTTGCTACAAAAGCCGCAGAAGATGTTGCTACCCGTGTTCAACGATTTGGTCTTGTCGAAATAGATGTTTTTGTTTCGGGACCCGGTTCAGGAAGAAACGCGGCAATTAAAGGACTTGCTTCGGGTGGACTTAGGATAAATACTTTACGTGACGTAACCCCGATAAGGCATGGTGGATGTAAACCAAGAAAACGACCAAGGGGTAGTTAG
- the secY gene encoding preprotein translocase subunit SecY translates to MKAKSKIQKWILSFRSGNGPDILNKTLFILLVSVLFRILFAIPVPGVPINSLGELLSQYSLTEVLNITSSGALMNTTLIAIGLGPYINASVVIQLLTTIFPKFQELQKEGVSGRMKLSMYTRLLTLPLAVFQSVAIYLALKGDGIIMPLFPLELACLIAAFTGGSFLLMWLSELVTEDGFLNGSSYLIAAGILSDIPSRFISASGSVGTLVLILTIVGSLLWIGFVVFVTSAERRVVMKHAKIMTFNSKKVKDNHLPLKLNQAGVMPVIFATSFVSMPQLLVKVLSNVSWVQTTAWLSNAVSKIELFYTDASLEYYRQGLIALLIIVFSLVYTFVVFNPREVAENLQKQGAYIPGVRPGKDTTNYLIKVMLRLSVVGSIFLSLLAMFPFIVQEITSLFNENLIIPMFFSGTGILIVIGVAIDLFNKIRSMKTETYSITGI, encoded by the coding sequence ATGAAGGCTAAGAGCAAAATACAAAAATGGATTCTTTCATTTAGAAGCGGTAATGGTCCAGACATTTTAAATAAGACTCTATTTATATTACTGGTCTCGGTACTCTTTAGAATTCTTTTTGCAATTCCTGTGCCCGGAGTGCCAATAAACTCACTTGGTGAGTTATTATCTCAATATTCACTTACCGAAGTTTTAAACATAACGTCGTCCGGGGCATTAATGAATACAACCTTAATTGCTATTGGGTTGGGTCCATATATAAATGCCTCCGTAGTAATTCAGCTTTTAACAACTATATTTCCCAAGTTCCAGGAACTCCAAAAGGAAGGTGTTTCCGGCCGGATGAAGCTTAGTATGTATACAAGGCTTCTAACTCTTCCTTTGGCGGTTTTTCAATCTGTCGCGATTTATCTTGCATTAAAAGGTGACGGGATAATCATGCCGCTTTTTCCTCTGGAGCTAGCTTGTTTGATTGCTGCATTTACTGGCGGTTCTTTTCTTTTGATGTGGTTAAGTGAACTTGTAACTGAGGATGGATTTCTAAACGGCAGCTCATACCTAATTGCCGCAGGAATACTTTCAGATATACCGAGTAGGTTTATAAGTGCATCCGGTAGTGTTGGAACATTAGTACTTATATTAACAATAGTAGGAAGTTTGCTTTGGATTGGATTTGTAGTTTTTGTTACATCCGCAGAGCGTAGAGTTGTAATGAAACACGCTAAAATAATGACATTTAACAGTAAAAAGGTAAAAGATAATCATTTGCCACTAAAACTAAATCAAGCCGGAGTGATGCCTGTCATTTTTGCAACATCATTTGTTTCTATGCCACAACTCTTGGTAAAAGTCTTGTCAAATGTTTCATGGGTGCAAACTACAGCATGGTTATCAAATGCTGTTTCGAAAATTGAGTTGTTTTATACAGATGCTTCACTTGAATACTATAGACAGGGACTTATTGCGCTTTTAATAATTGTATTTTCATTGGTATATACTTTTGTGGTATTTAACCCACGAGAAGTTGCTGAAAATCTTCAAAAACAGGGAGCCTACATTCCGGGTGTACGACCCGGGAAAGATACAACAAATTATCTAATTAAAGTAATGTTGCGACTTTCTGTTGTTGGTTCTATATTCCTGTCGCTTCTTGCGATGTTTCCGTTTATTGTCCAGGAGATTACCTCGCTGTTTAATGAGAATCTCATAATCCCAATGTTTTTCAGCGGAACAGGTATTTTAATTGTTATCGGTGTGGCGATTGATCTTTTTAACAAGATCAGATCAATGAAAACCGAAACATACTCTATTACCGGTATTTAA